In Arthrobacter sp. CJ23, the genomic window CCGCCCATGGCCTTTCCCGTCCGCGCCGGCTGGCTCCGGGCCGTGCTCGCCGGCCATTCCAGGGTGGCCCGTGGGCTGCGCATCGACATTCCGGTGCTGGTGCTGACCTCGTCCACAAGCGCAAACGGCATGGTGTGGCAGGAAGTGATGCGGCGCTCCGATGCTGTCCTGGATGTCAACGTCATTGCCGTGCGCGCCATGGCACTGGGCCGCACGGTCACGCTGGAGCGCGTGGATGGCGGCCTGCACGACGTCTTCCTGTCCGCGGCCCCGGTCCGGGCCGATGCCTATGCCAGGCTGGCCCGGTGGATCCGGGGTTTCATCGAGTACGAGGAGCCGGACCACCGGCTCGAAGGGGTGCAATGAGCGTCAACGAAACCACCCGTCCGCTCTGGACTCCGGATGTGCTGGGGCAGGGGTTTGAGGCTCTGGAGCTTCCCTTGCTCCCGGATGAAGAGGGGCCTGTTAAGGCAACCCTCGTCCGCCACCTTCCACCTGGCCCGATGCACCCGCACGGGATCCTGGATGCTCTGACCGCATTCACCAAGCGCCGGAGGCGGAACATTCCCGTGGATCCCGCGGGCCCGCCACGGGCCGTGCTCTACCTGCACGGATGGGCCGACTACTTCCTGCAGACCGAACTGGCCGAGTACTTGGGCGCTTCCGGGTTCCACTTCTATGCACTCGACCTGCGCAAGTTCGGCCGCAGCCTCCTGCCGGGCCAGACCCCGGGCTATACGACCGATCTGGCCGCCTACGACGAAGACATCGCGGCCGCGCTGCTCGCGATTGAGCAGGACGTCCTTGCCCGCACCGGGAGCACCACGGCTCCCACCATCCATATGATCGCCCATTCCCTGGGAGGCCTGGTGGCCGCACTGTGGGCGGACCGCCATCCTGGCCGCATCGGCACGCTGACGCTGAACGCACCGTGGCTCGAACTGCAGGGCAGCAGCCTCATCCGGAGCATTGCGATGCACCTGGTGGAGCCCTTCGCCCGGACGGACCCCAAGCGTCCCTTCCGTTTTCCCGAAATGCCCGCCTACTGGGAAAGCGTCAGCAGCGAGGCACACGGCGAATGGCTGCTCGACTCCGCCTGGCGGCCCAAGGCGTCGTTCCCCATCCGGGCGGGCTGGAGCAAGGCCGTCCTTGCCGGGCACAGCGCCGTCGAACGCAAACTCAACATCGACGCACCCGTGCTGGTGCTGCTGTCGGGGCGCACCCGCATCCAGGCGGAGTGGTCCGCGGAGCTCATGCGGGCGGACGCCGTGATCGACGTCGAGGAAACGTCACGGCGGGCCCTCGGCCTCGGCCGCCGCACCGCCGTGTTCCGCTACCCCGGCGCCCTGCACGACGTGTTCCTGTCGCGGCGGACCATCCGGCAGCAGGCGTACCGCGACGTTGCCATCTGGCTGGCCTCGTACCCCTACTGAGCCGCACCTGCCGATCCGTACCGCCGCTGGCGGCTGGTCCGGGTGCCAGGCCGCAGCGCGGCCCTATTGCGCCGGGGCGGCGTCCACAGCGCCGCCGTAGC contains:
- a CDS encoding alpha/beta hydrolase yields the protein MSVNETTRPLWTPDVLGQGFEALELPLLPDEEGPVKATLVRHLPPGPMHPHGILDALTAFTKRRRRNIPVDPAGPPRAVLYLHGWADYFLQTELAEYLGASGFHFYALDLRKFGRSLLPGQTPGYTTDLAAYDEDIAAALLAIEQDVLARTGSTTAPTIHMIAHSLGGLVAALWADRHPGRIGTLTLNAPWLELQGSSLIRSIAMHLVEPFARTDPKRPFRFPEMPAYWESVSSEAHGEWLLDSAWRPKASFPIRAGWSKAVLAGHSAVERKLNIDAPVLVLLSGRTRIQAEWSAELMRADAVIDVEETSRRALGLGRRTAVFRYPGALHDVFLSRRTIRQQAYRDVAIWLASYPY